The Oryza glaberrima chromosome 5, OglaRS2, whole genome shotgun sequence DNA segment CACTCGCAGTCCGGCGGCGTCGCGCAGCACAGGCTCCGGTCGtccacgtgctccacctccAGCCCTATCAGCCACGCCCCCAGCGACACGTCCTCGTTCGCGAACCGGTGCAGTATCGGCCTAATTCGCAGCAACACCATATTCCACACGATTCAGCCAAGCAATTTTCACGCGAGATTATCTATGAGCATATATGCAATAATAATGTGATTTGCTTGCTTACTGGTTGATGGAGATGTAGGAGGCGAGGTCCTTGGAGATGGCGTAGATCTGGCCGGTGGCGTGCCGGAAGTACCGGTTCCCCTCGTCCCCGAACTTCCAGTACTCCGGCTCGTGGTACTTCACGCCCCTGCCATGCATGCACAACACACGATCGAGCAGCAACGATTCATGTTAGATTGTTACTTTGTGTTCTCTAACAAGAAACGAAACGAGTTCTCGCGTGCAGTCCTACTTCTGTGACAGAACCGGGCCGGACTTCATGCAGCCCACGTACACCCTCGGCCTCGTCCTGTACCTCGCCAGCCTGCTCGTCAGCATCCCTGTATATATTGCACGCACAACATCCAATCGAACGTACAAATGTACAGCACTGTACAGTGAATCTAGCTGTGAATTGTATTTGTACGTACCTAGGTTGACgtggacgtcgtcgtcgaccttgACGTAGAAGTCGGCGTCccaggtggcgacggcggcggtgaagtAGGTGCGGGTCTTGGAGGAGAGCTCGTGGTAGCCCTCGACGTGGTCGAGCCGCATGAAGTCCCGCGTCTCGGCGTCCTCCACGTCAATGGCGCGGTCCAGGGCGCCGCCCGGGGTGGCGCTGTGCCCGATCACGAACCGCACCACCACCCCCTTCTCCTCCAGCCGCCGCAGCCTCTCGCCCCTCGGCACCCACGTGTCCCGGAGCGAGTCGCGCCGCTTCTTGCTGCTGAACGCCGTGTTGATGCCGATCACCACGAACGCCctgggcggccgccgcccccgcttCGACGGCACCGCCGCGCCCAGCCCGCCGTTCTGCTTCGCGCGCTCCACCGCCAGCTCCATCTCCAGCGACGACACCGACTTGTCCAACGACCTAAGTAGCAACAATTCGATCACGACTAGAGACTGTCTACTGTACTTGATTGTTTGCGTTTCGGACTTACTGGATTGCTTGGTGAGTTCTTGACACCTCGTTCATGATGTCGTTCGGGTTGCCCTCGTCCAGTTTCTGCAATCCAGAAATTCAAACGAGTGTTCAGTTGTTCCCTATGCAGTTCTGTAAAGATTTTGGTCGAAATGTGCATGAATGGATATACTTACA contains these protein-coding regions:
- the LOC127773420 gene encoding probable beta-1,3-galactosyltransferase 8 isoform X3 — protein: MSAKAVVVLCATSFFVGLLLSGRMTLLMPPPSGSVGAASSGHGSRLSLFSDHCEHRHKLDEGNPNDIMNEVSRTHQAIQSLDKSVSSLEMELAVERAKQNGGLGAAVPSKRGRRPPRAFVVIGINTAFSSKKRRDSLRDTWVPRGERLRRLEEKGVVVRFVIGHSATPGGALDRAIDVEDAETRDFMRLDHVEGYHELSSKTRTYFTAAVATWDADFYVKVDDDVHVNLGMLTSRLARYRTRPRVYVGCMKSGPVLSQKHGRGVKYHEPEYWKFGDEGNRYFRHATGQIYAISKDLASYISINQPILHRFANEDVSLGAWLIGLEVEHVDDRSLCCATPPDCEWKKQAGNVCAASFDWSCSGICKSVDRMRAIHSACGEGDGAVSNNFAAAAAA
- the LOC127773420 gene encoding probable beta-1,3-galactosyltransferase 8 isoform X1 — protein: MMALTERQPQSEKKAARARPMSAKAVVVLCATSFFVGLLLSGRMTLLMPPPSGSVGAASSGHGSRLSLFSDHCEHRHKLDEGNPNDIMNEVSRTHQAIQSLDKSVSSLEMELAVERAKQNGGLGAAVPSKRGRRPPRAFVVIGINTAFSSKKRRDSLRDTWVPRGERLRRLEEKGVVVRFVIGHSATPGGALDRAIDVEDAETRDFMRLDHVEGYHELSSKTRTYFTAAVATWDADFYVKVDDDVHVNLGMLTSRLARYRTRPRVYVGCMKSGPVLSQKHGRGVKYHEPEYWKFGDEGNRYFRHATGQIYAISKDLASYISINQPILHRFANEDVSLGAWLIGLEVEHVDDRSLCCATPPDCEWKKQAGNVCAASFDWSCSGICKSVDRMRAIHSACGEGDGAVSNNFAAAAAA
- the LOC127773420 gene encoding probable beta-1,3-galactosyltransferase 8 isoform X2: MMALTERQPQSEKKAARARPMSAKAVVVLCATSFFVGLLLSGRMTLLMPPPSGSVGAASSGHGSRLSLFSDHCEHRHKLDEGNPNDIMNEVSRTHQAIQSLDKSVSSLEMELAVERAKQNGGLGAAVPSKRGRRPPRAFVVIGINTAFSSKKRRDSLRDTWVPRGERLRRLEEKGVVVRFVIGHSATPGGALDRAIDVEDAETRDFMRLDHVEGYHELSSKTRTYFTAAVATWDADFYVKVDDDVHVNLGMLTSRLARYRTRPRVYVGCMKSGPVLSQKGVKYHEPEYWKFGDEGNRYFRHATGQIYAISKDLASYISINQPILHRFANEDVSLGAWLIGLEVEHVDDRSLCCATPPDCEWKKQAGNVCAASFDWSCSGICKSVDRMRAIHSACGEGDGAVSNNFAAAAAA